A single genomic interval of Lewinellaceae bacterium harbors:
- a CDS encoding thiol-activated cytolysin family protein, whose protein sequence is MKKTLLAVLVILLTIACHKESSTPADSFEAVFEAGGDFAAVNRSEEVIAEEQSSETINDVEFNCTTRTLRVQDGAGGQSGFPLFNPNASVVYPGSLLQGKSLNQATPDVIAVKRAGGTISIDVVDGNIQPSFSVDEIKKSTVSTAANNIIANSTGVVPANFEFSYDFVSSKREMALKMRADYETKFTEIESSLSFSSDREYNRMLVQLNQSFYTLSFDIPTSLDELFAPEVKPEDLARYVGPGNPATYISDVTYGRIYYMLIESTSSETEMNARVEGSFSGLVVGGSGEVEYNQLSQLENIKVKVFAFGGEAGSTIRTIGVSDLSTIVDLLAESSDITTGKPVSYVVRSVYDNQIVSVQLNTEYDVKECTPTMTVGAPPYTAHWAGLSTTFGPIGAAFTLKGTEFILVNRAGDQYMISDVGSLKGPYSIDELGDGPCPFSSIGAACNLEGNDYEQATIMIFDETGTKYTYMLDNGRWLNVENITQLANGTSPFNLSGVGAMSFRTKDNLGPSTRVMFNKDGTLWTIYNNNPQSFSSPKNLNQLFSSYNFPSGMDGVGASIGFDIGDDHFYIFFDKTGRKYTIYGNVNGQGNRYIGPFSI, encoded by the coding sequence ATGAAAAAGACCCTATTAGCCGTATTAGTCATCTTACTGACCATTGCCTGCCATAAAGAAAGCAGCACGCCCGCCGACAGCTTCGAGGCTGTTTTTGAAGCAGGCGGAGACTTCGCGGCAGTCAACCGGAGCGAAGAAGTAATTGCGGAAGAACAATCCTCAGAGACCATCAATGATGTAGAATTCAATTGCACCACCCGCACGCTGCGCGTACAGGATGGCGCCGGAGGGCAAAGCGGGTTCCCCTTGTTCAACCCCAACGCCTCGGTGGTTTATCCCGGCAGCCTGCTACAGGGCAAAAGCCTCAACCAGGCCACTCCCGACGTCATCGCCGTCAAGCGGGCAGGCGGCACCATCTCTATAGATGTGGTCGACGGCAACATTCAGCCTTCCTTCTCGGTGGATGAGATCAAAAAGAGCACGGTGAGCACGGCCGCCAACAACATCATTGCCAATAGCACGGGAGTCGTGCCCGCCAATTTCGAATTTTCCTACGACTTCGTCAGCAGCAAAAGGGAAATGGCGCTGAAGATGCGTGCGGATTACGAAACAAAATTCACGGAAATAGAAAGCAGCCTCAGTTTCAGCTCCGACCGGGAATACAACCGAATGCTGGTGCAACTCAACCAGAGCTTTTACACCCTGAGCTTCGATATTCCCACCTCCCTCGACGAACTTTTCGCCCCTGAGGTAAAACCGGAAGACCTGGCCCGATACGTCGGCCCCGGCAACCCGGCCACCTATATCTCAGACGTCACTTACGGCCGCATTTACTACATGCTGATCGAATCGACCTCCTCCGAAACTGAGATGAACGCCCGCGTGGAGGGTTCCTTTTCCGGGCTGGTCGTCGGCGGTTCCGGCGAGGTGGAATACAACCAGCTGTCTCAACTGGAAAACATCAAGGTCAAAGTGTTTGCTTTCGGAGGCGAGGCGGGGTCCACCATCCGGACCATCGGCGTTTCTGACCTGAGTACCATTGTAGACCTGCTGGCGGAGAGCTCCGATATCACTACCGGCAAGCCGGTTTCTTACGTGGTACGCAGCGTATACGACAACCAGATTGTCAGCGTACAACTGAATACCGAATACGACGTGAAAGAATGTACCCCCACCATGACGGTTGGCGCGCCGCCCTATACCGCGCACTGGGCCGGCCTGTCCACCACCTTCGGCCCCATCGGAGCAGCTTTTACCCTGAAAGGCACGGAATTCATCCTGGTTAACCGGGCGGGCGACCAATATATGATCAGCGATGTCGGAAGTTTAAAAGGGCCCTACTCCATCGACGAGCTGGGCGACGGCCCCTGCCCCTTTTCCTCCATCGGCGCCGCCTGCAACCTGGAAGGCAACGATTACGAGCAGGCCACCATCATGATCTTCGACGAAACCGGAACGAAATATACTTATATGCTGGACAACGGCCGATGGCTGAATGTTGAAAATATTACCCAGCTGGCCAATGGCACCTCCCCCTTCAACCTGTCCGGCGTGGGCGCCATGTCCTTCCGCACCAAGGATAACCTGGGCCCCAGTACCCGGGTGATGTTCAATAAGGATGGAACCTTATGGACGATCTACAACAACAACCCGCAGAGTTTCAGCAGCCCCAAAAACCTGAACCAGCTGTTCAGCAGCTATAATTTCCCTTCCGGAATGGATGGCGTTGGCGCCTCCATTGGGTTTGATATCGGGGACGACCACTTTTACATCTTCTTTGATAAAACGGGAAGAAAATACACCATTTACGGCAACGTCAATGGGCAAGGCAACCGTTATATAGGGCCTTTTTCAATCTGA
- a CDS encoding ISAs1 family transposase, whose amino-acid sequence MQPTKHEITPYFERLQTELEDHRDLRGRVHNLSFVLSGVLIAILLGRNRLSSIQRFIANRLEDLCSWTGHYAEKAVSDTQLRRILRGVDWQKYNELNAAHFNLTIEQVSGEEWVGLDGKELRGSLERDESGDKAKRGEVVVNAVRHKDSQVVGQTYYRGDKESEKIAVRELLHKGLSKKSITLDALHCDPETTALIEQGGGRYIVQAKANQAELMEELHLSMGFLPALHQFSEVDKAHGRIEIREAELFDIQGGDFEQRWQSSGIRALIKVQRHFIEVKTGKEQNQTSLYISNQAIDKQSSSMAEGLFHAIRGHWAIEADNYVRDVLFLEDRTPTPKGNLSRSLAAIRSFAIQALRKTGAKSLKAKMEQLMDCPQKLAETLQAMGFFT is encoded by the coding sequence ATGCAGCCAACAAAACACGAAATTACGCCGTATTTTGAAAGATTGCAAACTGAATTGGAAGACCACCGTGACCTAAGGGGCAGGGTGCATAACCTTAGCTTCGTATTGAGTGGGGTACTAATCGCCATACTGCTTGGCCGCAACCGGCTGAGTTCTATACAGCGGTTTATAGCCAACCGCTTGGAAGATTTGTGCAGCTGGACAGGGCACTATGCAGAAAAAGCGGTATCCGACACTCAATTGAGGCGGATACTTCGGGGAGTGGATTGGCAGAAGTATAATGAGCTTAATGCTGCTCATTTCAACCTAACCATAGAGCAAGTTTCAGGCGAGGAATGGGTTGGCTTGGATGGCAAGGAGCTTAGAGGCAGCCTGGAACGGGACGAATCCGGGGATAAAGCCAAACGAGGCGAAGTAGTGGTTAACGCAGTAAGGCATAAAGATAGCCAGGTGGTAGGGCAAACCTATTACAGGGGAGACAAGGAGAGTGAAAAAATAGCCGTGCGCGAATTGCTCCATAAAGGCTTGTCTAAAAAATCAATTACTTTGGACGCTCTGCATTGCGACCCCGAGACAACGGCCCTGATAGAACAAGGCGGAGGGCGGTATATTGTGCAAGCTAAGGCTAATCAAGCCGAATTAATGGAGGAGCTGCATTTATCTATGGGTTTTTTGCCGGCCTTGCACCAATTCAGCGAAGTAGACAAGGCACATGGCAGGATTGAAATCCGCGAAGCGGAGTTATTTGATATTCAAGGAGGCGATTTTGAGCAGCGCTGGCAATCAAGCGGGATAAGGGCTTTGATAAAGGTACAACGCCACTTTATAGAAGTGAAAACCGGCAAAGAACAAAACCAAACCTCTTTGTACATCAGCAACCAAGCTATTGACAAACAAAGCAGCTCAATGGCCGAAGGGCTGTTCCATGCCATTAGAGGGCATTGGGCCATCGAGGCAGATAACTATGTTAGGGATGTGCTCTTTTTGGAAGACCGCACCCCTACGCCCAAAGGCAACCTTTCCAGAAGCTTGGCTGCCATTAGGTCTTTTGCCATCCAAGCCCTTCGGAAGACTGGAGCCAAAAGCCTGAAGGCTAAAATGGAGCAGTTGATGGACTGTCCCCAAAAGCTGGCCGAAACCCTGCAGGCTATGGGGTTTTTTACTTAA
- a CDS encoding S41 family peptidase, translating into MKHITIIIISLLFLSCEKAFFGPEPADSPEENFEVLWKTLEERYSFFEYKNIDWDSVYQAYRPRVKADMTERELWNLLTEMLDILQDGHVNLRSEFDIYFYSWYEGAPENFDRFFLEENYWGDFEITGSMFNTIIDSVGYIWYRSFNGPIREDDLDYLADKFTGLKGVIIDIRNNEGGNPENGFRLARRFADQRRHIYTTIYKDGAGPDDFTEPEEAFLEPEGKLLADKVVVLTNRTTYSAGNFFAAMMKAFPNVTLIGDRTGGGGGAPVGWELPNGWAFNFSSSITWLPDGFIIEHGIVPDIWVNWTEEDRALGKDTILEEALGVF; encoded by the coding sequence ATGAAGCATATCACTATAATCATAATATCCTTACTCTTCTTATCCTGTGAAAAAGCTTTTTTTGGGCCGGAGCCGGCAGATAGCCCGGAGGAGAATTTCGAGGTCCTCTGGAAAACGCTGGAAGAACGATATTCTTTTTTTGAGTATAAGAATATAGATTGGGATTCCGTCTACCAGGCCTACCGTCCAAGGGTGAAGGCAGATATGACCGAACGGGAACTATGGAACCTCCTCACCGAAATGCTAGACATCCTACAGGACGGGCATGTCAACCTGAGGTCTGAGTTTGATATTTATTTTTATTCCTGGTACGAGGGAGCGCCGGAGAACTTCGACCGCTTTTTCCTGGAGGAAAATTACTGGGGAGATTTTGAAATTACCGGCAGTATGTTCAATACCATTATTGATTCGGTGGGCTATATCTGGTACCGGAGTTTCAACGGGCCGATTCGGGAAGATGACCTGGACTACCTGGCGGATAAATTTACTGGACTCAAAGGGGTGATCATCGACATTCGCAACAATGAAGGCGGCAACCCGGAAAATGGGTTCCGCCTGGCGCGGCGCTTTGCGGACCAGCGCCGGCACATTTATACTACTATCTACAAAGACGGGGCCGGGCCGGATGACTTTACTGAGCCAGAAGAAGCCTTCCTGGAGCCAGAAGGCAAGCTGCTGGCAGATAAGGTCGTGGTGCTTACCAACCGCACTACCTATAGTGCCGGCAACTTTTTCGCCGCTATGATGAAGGCCTTTCCCAATGTCACACTCATCGGCGACCGCACCGGCGGCGGTGGCGGTGCGCCAGTGGGATGGGAACTACCCAACGGCTGGGCGTTCAATTTCAGCTCCTCTATCACCTGGTTACCCGATGGTTTTATCATTGAGCACGGAATAGTGCCAGACATCTGGGTAAATTGGACAGAGGAGGACCGGGCACTGGGCAAGGATACAATCCTGGAAGAGGCTTTGGGGGTATTTTAG
- a CDS encoding helix-turn-helix transcriptional regulator, whose amino-acid sequence MQNSWQDILSVLGALQGALLSVLLISRKANRRPNRVLGVFTLIYSMGLLERILRPYRGQAVMTYLSDLLGGTVFLYAPLVYIFIYLLLKGPISRKRWLQHLAPFTIYTLGMTAVHLFAPAPQGQSGGDVLELVVLLFLYIQIFYYSFLSIRMVLKAEAAETATRGYVPLRWLKALIIGLTVIYSLSFLGILLVVFGFPIGQSLFIIVQVASVVVVYLLSYFALVQPQLAYAPLNHDQDAPPKYQGSSLSDTDKQQLLERILRHTETAKPYLVPNLSIEEFAGQVDVNRYYISQVINECLEQNFSDFINAYRVQETQALLQDPDRQHLKILAIAYEGGFNSKTAFNTAFKKFTGMSPSQYRRQANSGSE is encoded by the coding sequence ATGCAAAATTCTTGGCAGGACATACTCTCCGTCCTCGGTGCCTTGCAGGGTGCTCTGCTCTCGGTGCTGCTGATCAGCCGGAAGGCTAACCGCCGGCCTAACCGAGTGCTGGGAGTATTTACCTTGATTTACTCCATGGGGTTACTGGAACGCATACTGCGGCCTTATCGCGGACAGGCCGTTATGACCTACCTTTCCGACTTGCTGGGCGGTACGGTTTTCCTGTATGCGCCCCTGGTTTATATTTTTATCTACTTATTATTGAAAGGGCCTATTTCCCGAAAAAGGTGGTTGCAACACCTGGCGCCTTTTACTATCTATACGCTTGGTATGACGGCGGTTCACCTTTTCGCTCCCGCACCGCAGGGCCAGAGTGGAGGAGACGTGCTGGAATTAGTGGTGCTGTTATTCCTGTACATTCAGATTTTCTACTATTCCTTTCTATCCATTCGCATGGTACTGAAGGCAGAAGCGGCAGAAACAGCAACCAGAGGTTACGTGCCGCTTCGTTGGCTCAAAGCGCTAATCATTGGGTTAACCGTCATTTACAGCCTGTCTTTTCTTGGTATTTTACTGGTTGTTTTCGGCTTTCCTATTGGGCAGTCGTTGTTTATTATTGTACAGGTCGCCTCCGTTGTAGTGGTTTACCTTTTATCCTATTTCGCACTGGTGCAACCTCAATTGGCATACGCCCCCCTGAATCATGACCAGGATGCCCCCCCTAAATACCAGGGCTCCTCCCTCTCAGATACCGATAAACAGCAACTGCTGGAACGCATCCTGCGGCATACCGAAACGGCCAAACCTTACCTGGTGCCCAACCTGTCCATCGAAGAATTTGCCGGACAGGTGGACGTCAACCGTTATTACATCTCTCAGGTGATCAATGAATGCCTGGAGCAGAACTTCTCCGATTTCATCAACGCCTACCGGGTGCAAGAAACCCAGGCCTTGCTCCAAGATCCTGACAGACAGCACCTCAAAATCCTGGCCATTGCCTATGAGGGAGGCTTTAATTCTAAAACTGCTTTCAATACTGCGTTTAAAAAGTTTACCGGCATGAGCCCCTCGCAGTACCGCAGACAGGCCAACAGTGGTTCGGAATGA
- a CDS encoding protein kinase — protein sequence MFPVLYLAPHQKEGMKALKDNIDRMEGLIENNLLEAVFEELKPLVKYTEYSITVSLLLSDFNEIRQEALKKAITGEEERVRLIQIKKSLLQLLRHIHKTDEGVVEEGNKEIMQITLAKNEAEFQALLEQKLAKRYINLEKISSGDTAIIYKAEKADNITNTPQRVAIKVVKPISIIDDENLENIREEVGKAKQLSGLDGIISIIDEGLDAPPRYIVTEYIDGMRLSERLAKGWPYQIKEVREMLYTMGRALHQGHQDGLVHNNLWPSNILIDKKKGPKLSPFQVVKASFYKRSFERIRLFSMYWSPEQVNSDTATPLSDQYSFALIAVELLTGVPFFRGDSIMDILRRRLDFDENPKILSEELKDTLCPPGFVQALQRMLSYDPQGRFLDMEEVLEEIQKLPTSSQPVEKHPEYLLLKRLRNSYNRVRRIEGFYKTFYDFFIDKSPNAKEIFDRAYTARMARENTSEEELWKYQHQMLDLAMERLLQFPSVSTAMGQRLQSLSRQHAAVGVQTEDYMLFLECLKETILAFDEENWANPDELDEAWEVAVRNGLEAMRLGSR from the coding sequence ATGTTTCCCGTATTGTATCTGGCTCCACATCAGAAAGAGGGTATGAAAGCATTGAAGGACAACATCGACCGCATGGAAGGGCTGATCGAGAACAATCTGCTGGAGGCCGTATTCGAGGAACTGAAGCCATTGGTGAAATATACCGAATACAGCATTACGGTCTCTTTGCTCCTGAGCGATTTCAACGAAATCCGCCAGGAGGCTTTGAAAAAGGCCATCACCGGCGAAGAAGAGCGCGTTCGGCTGATCCAGATCAAAAAGTCGCTGCTGCAGCTGCTCCGCCACATCCATAAGACGGATGAAGGCGTGGTGGAGGAAGGCAACAAGGAGATCATGCAGATCACCCTGGCGAAGAACGAAGCGGAATTTCAGGCCCTGCTGGAGCAAAAGCTCGCCAAACGTTACATCAACCTGGAAAAGATTTCCTCCGGAGACACAGCCATCATCTACAAAGCGGAGAAGGCGGATAACATTACAAACACTCCACAGCGGGTGGCGATCAAGGTAGTCAAGCCCATTTCCATTATCGACGATGAGAATCTGGAAAATATCCGCGAGGAGGTCGGCAAGGCCAAGCAGCTCTCCGGCCTGGACGGTATCATCAGCATCATCGACGAAGGCCTGGACGCCCCGCCGCGCTACATCGTGACCGAGTACATCGACGGCATGCGCCTTTCCGAACGCCTGGCCAAGGGCTGGCCTTACCAGATCAAAGAGGTGCGGGAAATGCTCTATACCATGGGGCGGGCTCTGCATCAGGGCCATCAGGACGGCCTGGTGCACAACAACCTTTGGCCCTCCAACATCCTCATCGATAAGAAAAAGGGCCCCAAGCTTTCTCCTTTTCAGGTGGTCAAGGCTTCTTTCTACAAGCGCTCCTTCGAACGCATCCGGCTGTTTTCCATGTACTGGAGCCCGGAGCAGGTCAACAGCGATACGGCCACGCCGCTTTCCGACCAGTACTCCTTTGCCCTGATTGCGGTGGAACTGCTGACCGGCGTGCCCTTCTTCCGGGGAGACAGCATCATGGATATCCTGCGCCGCCGCCTGGATTTTGATGAAAACCCCAAGATCCTTTCCGAAGAGCTGAAAGATACCCTCTGCCCGCCCGGGTTTGTGCAGGCTTTGCAGCGCATGCTTTCCTACGACCCCCAGGGCCGCTTCCTGGATATGGAGGAAGTGCTGGAAGAGATTCAGAAACTGCCCACCAGCAGCCAGCCGGTGGAAAAACACCCCGAATACCTGCTGCTGAAGAGGCTGCGCAACAGCTACAACCGCGTGCGCCGCATCGAAGGTTTTTACAAAACCTTTTACGACTTCTTCATCGACAAGTCGCCCAACGCCAAAGAGATTTTCGACCGCGCCTACACCGCCCGCATGGCGCGGGAAAACACCTCTGAGGAAGAATTGTGGAAATACCAGCACCAGATGCTCGACCTGGCCATGGAGCGCCTCCTGCAGTTCCCCTCCGTTTCCACCGCCATGGGGCAGCGGTTGCAGAGCTTGTCCCGGCAACACGCCGCCGTAGGCGTGCAAACCGAAGACTACATGCTCTTCCTGGAATGCCTCAAAGAGACCATCCTGGCTTTCGACGAGGAGAACTGGGCAAATCCCGATGAACTGGATGAGGCATGGGAGGTGGCGGTGCGTAATGGGCTGGAGGCGATGCGGCTGGGAAGCAGATAA
- a CDS encoding GNAT family N-acetyltransferase, translating to MPSFWNYEPTWQHSLAAARRGQEFMKYLAIEKAGQLLAYGIIIPGSGRIVQYGVHPGHRGRGLGRLLFFHLAQLGNPRLTLLNVSHEDEESQDFLYGLGFERYVGQYEMEWVVD from the coding sequence TTGCCCTCCTTCTGGAATTATGAGCCTACCTGGCAGCATTCCCTGGCCGCCGCCCGCCGGGGCCAGGAATTTATGAAGTATCTGGCCATTGAAAAAGCCGGGCAATTGCTGGCCTATGGCATAATCATTCCCGGCTCGGGCAGGATCGTTCAGTACGGAGTGCATCCCGGGCATCGCGGCCGCGGCCTTGGCCGCCTGCTGTTTTTCCATCTCGCCCAGTTGGGCAACCCGCGGCTGACCCTCCTCAACGTCAGCCATGAGGATGAAGAAAGCCAGGATTTTCTCTACGGATTGGGGTTTGAGCGGTATGTGGGCCAGTATGAAATGGAATGGGTTGTTGATTAG
- a CDS encoding GNAT family N-acetyltransferase, protein MISISNLAHLQPAQLISAFNQAFADYMVPVNLTPSFLKQKMQQENLRLDYSTGAFDGKQLVGLMLHGIGEVKGQAAAYNGGTGVIPEYRGLRLVGQMYDFLKPRLAASGIRRVFLEVIDSNERAIRAYRQVGFRKLREVDCFKGEMQRQEPAVGPGISVAVRSGLPWGACCPPSGIMSLPGSIPWPPPAGARNL, encoded by the coding sequence ATGATATCCATTTCCAATTTGGCCCATCTTCAGCCGGCACAACTCATCAGCGCCTTCAATCAGGCTTTTGCCGATTACATGGTACCGGTAAACCTTACCCCTTCTTTTTTGAAACAGAAGATGCAACAGGAAAACCTCCGCCTGGACTACTCCACCGGCGCATTTGACGGCAAGCAACTGGTGGGCTTGATGTTGCATGGCATTGGCGAAGTGAAGGGCCAGGCGGCGGCTTATAACGGCGGCACCGGCGTCATTCCCGAATACCGGGGCCTTCGCCTGGTGGGTCAGATGTACGATTTTCTGAAGCCCCGCCTGGCTGCTTCCGGCATCCGCAGGGTTTTTCTGGAAGTCATCGATTCCAATGAGCGCGCCATTCGCGCCTACCGGCAGGTGGGGTTTCGGAAATTGAGGGAGGTCGATTGCTTCAAAGGTGAAATGCAGCGCCAGGAGCCGGCAGTGGGCCCGGGCATCAGCGTGGCGGTGCGTTCGGGCCTGCCCTGGGGCGCCTGTTGCCCTCCTTCTGGAATTATGAGCCTACCTGGCAGCATTCCCTGGCCGCCGCCCGCCGGGGCCAGGAATTTATGA
- a CDS encoding TIGR00730 family Rossman fold protein encodes MTENFVKRQQMKPWGRQLKGENSWTMFKVISEFVEGFETMNEMGPCVSIFGSARTRPEDPFYKKAVDIARLLTEAGYGVITGGGPGIMEAGNKGAHLYGGRSVGLNIDLPFEQGHNQYIDTDSNLNFRYFFVRKVMFVKYAQALVALPGGFGTMDELFEVLTLVQTNKITKLPIILVGTNFWTGLKNWIQEVMLEQHQNVNPEDLSLMPITDSPEEVVQIINDFYASKGEELGPNYEL; translated from the coding sequence ATGACCGAGAACTTTGTCAAAAGACAGCAAATGAAACCGTGGGGCCGCCAACTCAAAGGCGAGAACTCCTGGACCATGTTTAAAGTGATCTCCGAATTCGTCGAAGGTTTCGAAACCATGAACGAGATGGGCCCCTGCGTTTCCATTTTCGGGTCGGCCCGCACCAGGCCGGAAGACCCTTTCTATAAAAAAGCAGTCGACATTGCCCGCTTGCTTACCGAAGCCGGTTACGGCGTCATCACCGGCGGCGGCCCCGGCATTATGGAAGCGGGCAATAAAGGCGCCCACCTGTACGGCGGCCGCTCGGTTGGCCTCAACATAGACCTGCCCTTTGAGCAGGGCCACAATCAATACATCGACACGGACAGCAACCTGAACTTCCGTTACTTCTTTGTCCGAAAGGTGATGTTCGTGAAGTACGCCCAGGCCCTGGTGGCCCTTCCGGGCGGGTTCGGCACGATGGACGAACTCTTCGAAGTGCTGACCCTGGTGCAGACCAACAAGATCACCAAATTGCCCATTATTCTGGTGGGGACGAACTTCTGGACCGGCCTGAAGAACTGGATTCAGGAGGTCATGCTGGAGCAGCATCAGAACGTCAACCCCGAAGACCTGAGCCTCATGCCCATTACCGACAGCCCGGAGGAAGTCGTTCAGATCATCAACGATTTCTACGCCAGCAAGGGAGAAGAACTGGGGCCAAATTACGAACTGTAG
- a CDS encoding IS1182 family transposase: MRKFITPDRNKEHLMPASIDEWLPQKHLARFVVEITEQLDLSAIYKEYKPSGPPPYDPRMLLGLLFYGYATGVYSSRKIEEATYDSVAFRFISGNLHPDHDTLADFRKRFLEQIGGCFVQILLIAQSLGFVKVGQVNIDGTKIQANASKHSAMSYEHMERLEQQFKEEVERLMERAKQVDMQEGQELDIPAEIQRREDRIEKIQAAKKVIEQRAKERFEREQAEYEAKMKAREEKEKQSGKKTKGKKPTAPEEGPTAKDQYNFTDPESRIMKTSDGFDQCYNAQAAVSGQMLIVGALANAHCVDTQELLPVLDVIPAILGNVDRLAADNGYFSQGNVQGCQQREVDAYIAVGKQAHNQWLDQQLAKQDLEPPGEHATPSMQMSHKLKTEIGRAIYRLRKMTVEPVFGIIKEIMGFRRFSFRGEVAINGEWLLVCSAFNLKRLFVLINA, from the coding sequence ATGCGTAAGTTTATTACCCCTGACCGGAACAAGGAGCATTTGATGCCCGCCTCGATAGACGAATGGCTTCCGCAAAAGCATTTGGCGCGGTTTGTGGTTGAGATAACGGAGCAGCTGGACTTATCGGCTATCTACAAGGAGTACAAGCCGTCTGGCCCGCCGCCCTATGACCCCCGGATGCTATTAGGCTTGCTGTTCTATGGTTATGCCACCGGGGTGTACAGCTCGCGGAAAATAGAAGAAGCCACCTACGACTCGGTGGCGTTTCGGTTCATTTCGGGCAACCTGCACCCGGATCACGACACACTGGCGGATTTTCGCAAGCGTTTCCTGGAACAAATAGGCGGCTGCTTTGTGCAGATCCTGTTGATCGCCCAGTCGCTGGGCTTTGTGAAGGTAGGGCAGGTAAACATAGACGGGACGAAGATCCAGGCCAATGCTTCCAAGCATAGCGCGATGAGTTATGAACACATGGAGCGCCTGGAGCAACAATTTAAAGAAGAAGTAGAGCGCTTGATGGAGAGGGCCAAACAGGTGGATATGCAGGAGGGCCAGGAATTGGACATACCGGCCGAGATACAGCGGCGGGAGGATCGCATAGAAAAGATCCAGGCGGCCAAGAAGGTAATTGAACAGCGGGCTAAGGAGCGTTTTGAGCGGGAACAGGCCGAATACGAAGCCAAGATGAAGGCCCGCGAGGAAAAAGAAAAGCAAAGCGGGAAGAAAACCAAAGGGAAAAAACCTACGGCGCCGGAAGAGGGGCCTACGGCTAAGGATCAATACAACTTTACTGACCCTGAATCCAGGATCATGAAAACCAGCGATGGTTTCGATCAATGTTATAATGCTCAAGCGGCTGTAAGCGGACAAATGCTTATTGTTGGCGCTTTGGCCAATGCTCATTGTGTAGATACCCAAGAATTGCTTCCCGTCTTGGATGTTATCCCGGCGATATTAGGGAATGTGGACAGGTTAGCAGCCGATAACGGCTATTTTAGCCAAGGCAATGTACAAGGCTGCCAGCAGCGAGAAGTTGATGCCTATATAGCGGTAGGCAAGCAAGCTCATAACCAATGGCTGGATCAACAATTGGCCAAACAAGATCTGGAGCCGCCCGGCGAGCATGCTACCCCTTCAATGCAAATGAGCCATAAGCTTAAAACAGAAATAGGGCGTGCCATTTACCGCTTGCGCAAAATGACGGTAGAGCCCGTATTCGGGATTATCAAGGAAATCATGGGCTTCCGCCGGTTTTCTTTCAGGGGCGAAGTAGCTATTAATGGCGAATGGCTCCTTGTTTGTAGCGCTTTCAACCTCAAAAGGCTTTTTGTATTGATAAACGCATAA
- a CDS encoding XisI protein: protein MEKVKRYKQIVKLIINEVAGLNPDSNDDTVTNQIIFDENNSNYLLVMNGWMGESRFYGIIIHIEVKDNGRVWLHQDNTDLIIVDRLLEKGIPKEDIVLGFHAPIMRPDTDFAVA, encoded by the coding sequence ATGGAAAAAGTAAAGAGATATAAACAAATTGTAAAGCTGATAATAAATGAAGTTGCAGGCTTAAATCCTGATTCCAACGATGATACTGTAACTAATCAAATTATTTTTGATGAGAATAACAGCAATTACTTATTAGTCATGAATGGATGGATGGGGGAAAGCCGTTTTTATGGCATCATCATCCACATTGAAGTCAAAGATAATGGCCGGGTGTGGCTGCATCAAGACAATACTGACCTGATCATCGTGGACCGGCTGCTGGAAAAGGGCATACCGAAAGAAGATATCGTCCTGGGCTTCCACGCGCCGATTATGCGCCCGGATACGGATTTTGCGGTGGCCTGA